A window of the Lactuca sativa cultivar Salinas chromosome 5, Lsat_Salinas_v11, whole genome shotgun sequence genome harbors these coding sequences:
- the LOC111909045 gene encoding transmembrane emp24 domain-containing protein p24beta2, whose product MRMSSIAIAAVFMVILTANIGEVLGIRFVIDRDECFSHKSEYGATVRFSFVVIKVEGAWHYNEDGVDLVVTGPKGEQIQDFRDKTSDKSDFVAHNEGLYKFCFTNKSPYHETLDFDVHSSHFYNDVEHAKDDHFKPILEQISKLEDALYNIQFEQHWLEAETDRQAIINEGMGKRAMHKAVVESAALIGASVLQVYLLTRLFERKLGLSRV is encoded by the exons ATGCGGATGTCTTCGATTGCGATTGCGGCGGTCTTTATGGTGATTCTGACGGCGAACATAGGGGAAGTGTTGGGGATCAGGTTTGTTATAGACAGGGACGAGTGTTTTTCGCATAAGTCCGAGTACGGTGCCACGGTTCGATTTTCGTTTGTCGTCATTAAGGTCGAAGGTGCGTGGCATTATAACGAAGATGGCGTCGATCTTGTG GTGACGGGGCCAAAGGGTGAACAAATTCAAGATTTCCGTGATAAGACAAGTGACAAGTCTGATTTCGTGGCACATAATGAAGGCCTCTATAAATTCTGCTTCACCAACAAATCACCCTACCATGAAACCCTAGACTTTGATGTCCATTCCAGCCACTTCTATAACGATGTTGAGCATGCAAAAGATG ATCATTTCAAACCGATTTTGGAACAGATATCAAAGTTAGAGGATGCATTATATAACATTCAGTTTGAACAGCATTGGCTTGAGGCCGAGACTGATAGACAAGCGATAA TAAACGAAGGAATGGGCAAAAGGGCAATGCACAAAGCGGTTGTGGAATCAGCAGCTCTGATTGGTGCGAGTGTGCTGCAGGTCTACCTTCTCACGCGTCTGTTTGAacggaagctcgggttgtccagAGTTTAA